In a single window of the Bacteroidota bacterium genome:
- a CDS encoding ATP-binding protein encodes MLSNPNDRPGKIGIITQGALSKGVEMKLDASVSIEEVVAGTFVVIQGAQYDFFSMITDARIDASNEGILLHPPGESDQLLRDVMHGTATYATISLKPMLMLPNGKHQDLQDEAPRVVKTIPSHFSLVARATADDVARIFGHEANDGGKTYFFMGEPLGMENIPVCINLKRFVERSNAVFGKTGTGKTFLTRLLLSGTIKNDRAVNLIFDMHSEYGLNARQEGGTAFVKGLRELFPSKVVIFSLDPKSTRNRGATPDLDVYLYADQILPEDILPLRETLSLNATAAESAFLVRQKFGKAWLQKILETDAAGIEDLAKTCGANTSSLEALKRKLSPFVQYDFFSTESSGGKQDVIKSLISYIDEGKSIVLEFGKYDDLKVYLLVANVITRRLRDAYERKTSTYLQTKNEADKPKPLIITIEEAHKFLSPGIARETPFGNIAREMRKFFVSLLVVDQRPSAIDEEVLSQIGTKIVAQLSDEKDIGAALVGTSNASSLRQILASLDSKQQALVLGHAVPMPVVMKTRTYDEAFYEDMTQDHPTSADDARDEMKDMFY; translated from the coding sequence ATGTTGTCCAACCCCAATGACCGCCCCGGCAAAATTGGTATCATAACGCAAGGGGCGCTGAGCAAAGGCGTCGAGATGAAGCTCGATGCTTCGGTGTCTATTGAAGAAGTAGTGGCTGGCACGTTTGTCGTCATTCAAGGTGCGCAATACGATTTTTTCTCAATGATCACGGATGCGCGCATCGATGCATCTAACGAAGGCATTCTCCTCCATCCACCGGGCGAGTCAGACCAGCTCCTGCGCGATGTAATGCACGGCACTGCCACATATGCGACCATCTCGCTCAAACCCATGCTGATGCTGCCCAACGGCAAACATCAGGACTTGCAAGACGAAGCGCCGCGCGTTGTCAAAACCATTCCCTCCCACTTTTCGCTTGTCGCCAGGGCAACAGCCGACGATGTAGCCCGCATTTTTGGCCACGAAGCAAACGACGGCGGAAAGACCTACTTCTTCATGGGTGAACCGTTGGGCATGGAAAACATTCCCGTCTGTATCAACCTCAAACGGTTTGTAGAGCGCTCGAATGCAGTCTTTGGGAAAACAGGCACAGGCAAAACATTTTTGACCCGGCTATTGCTGAGCGGCACCATCAAAAACGACCGGGCTGTCAACCTTATTTTCGACATGCACTCGGAGTACGGACTCAATGCGCGCCAGGAAGGCGGCACAGCGTTTGTAAAAGGCCTCAGAGAGCTCTTCCCCTCCAAGGTAGTCATCTTCTCCCTCGACCCGAAGTCGACGCGCAACCGCGGTGCTACACCTGATCTCGATGTCTATCTGTATGCTGATCAGATATTACCGGAAGATATCCTGCCCTTGCGCGAGACATTGTCGTTAAACGCAACTGCGGCGGAAAGCGCGTTTTTGGTACGGCAAAAATTTGGCAAGGCCTGGCTACAGAAGATCCTCGAAACGGATGCTGCCGGCATCGAAGATCTGGCCAAAACTTGCGGCGCAAATACCAGTTCGCTCGAAGCGTTGAAGCGAAAACTTAGTCCGTTTGTACAGTACGATTTCTTCAGCACCGAAAGCTCTGGTGGCAAACAGGATGTTATCAAATCATTGATTTCATATATCGATGAAGGCAAATCGATCGTACTCGAGTTTGGGAAATACGATGATCTGAAGGTGTACCTGCTGGTTGCCAATGTGATTACGCGCCGGCTGCGAGACGCCTATGAGCGTAAAACTAGTACCTATCTGCAAACAAAAAATGAGGCAGACAAACCCAAGCCGCTGATCATCACCATTGAGGAAGCCCACAAATTCCTCAGTCCTGGTATTGCAAGAGAAACCCCGTTTGGGAATATTGCGAGAGAGATGCGCAAGTTCTTCGTATCGCTGCTTGTTGTAGACCAGCGCCCCAGCGCCATCGACGAAGAGGTACTCAGCCAGATTGGCACCAAGATCGTCGCCCAACTGAGCGATGAGAAAGACATCGGCGCAGCCCTCGTAGGCACCAGCAACGCATCCAGCCTCAGGCAAATTCTAGCATCACTCGACTCCAAACAACAAGCGCTCGTGCTGGGCCATGCCGTCCCCATGCCCGTGGTTATGAAAACCCGTACATACGACGAGGCCTTCTATGAGGACATGACACAAGACCACCCCACCTCCGCCGACGACGCCCGTGATGAGATGAAAGACATGTTCTACTAA
- a CDS encoding ABC transporter permease — MFYVLQALWKREIIKFVRDRSRVIGALAQPIVFWLLLGLGFQRSFALPGVDTASVNYLEYLFPGIIALMILFTAIFSTISIVEERKSGFLQAALIAPISRTSFVFGTTLGGTTLVLLQTLLLLLLLPAIGHVPSFAGFLVIALTCFLTGLSFTALGVSIAWIMSTTRGFHAIMNLFLLPLWMLSGAFFPYAGASRVLQWFILLNPVSYAVDALRIGMYMPGEVPETLQSLPVSLLITALFAAFTIGVAVWVIRRPMFKA, encoded by the coding sequence ATGTTCTACGTACTGCAAGCTCTTTGGAAACGTGAAATTATCAAATTCGTGCGGGATCGAAGCCGGGTGATTGGCGCCCTTGCACAACCGATTGTTTTCTGGCTCCTGCTCGGACTCGGGTTCCAGCGCTCTTTTGCACTCCCTGGTGTTGACACCGCATCCGTCAACTACCTGGAATACCTTTTTCCCGGCATCATAGCGCTGATGATTCTGTTTACAGCGATTTTCTCTACCATATCGATTGTAGAAGAACGCAAATCTGGCTTTTTGCAGGCTGCGCTGATAGCACCCATTTCCCGAACCTCGTTTGTTTTTGGCACAACCCTGGGTGGTACAACGCTCGTGCTATTACAAACCTTATTGCTGCTGTTGTTGCTACCTGCCATTGGCCATGTCCCTTCCTTCGCAGGATTTCTGGTGATTGCCCTTACCTGCTTCCTCACTGGCCTGTCATTCACAGCGCTGGGGGTATCCATTGCCTGGATTATGTCTACCACGCGCGGCTTCCATGCAATCATGAACCTCTTCCTGCTTCCGCTATGGATGTTGTCTGGTGCCTTCTTCCCGTATGCCGGCGCATCCAGGGTTTTGCAATGGTTCATACTCCTGAACCCTGTTTCTTACGCGGTAGATGCCCTCCGTATAGGCATGTACATGCCAGGAGAAGTGCCAGAAACACTGCAGAGCCTGCCTGTTTCGCTGCTTATTACTGCACTTTTTGCGGCCTTCACCATCGGGGTTGCTGTATGGGTAATTCGCCGCCCCATGTTTAAAGCCTGA
- the rlmN gene encoding 23S rRNA (adenine(2503)-C(2))-methyltransferase RlmN: MTPATEESATEESATNLFTLSREALEQYAKDAGQPAFRGRQLFQWMYGKGARTFEEMTNLPKAFRHHLEEHATIKHLTLDLMQIAKDRTMKCLFKLPSGLQVESVLIPDFNENNEAKRLTVCVSSQVGCAMRCSFCATGLMGFKQNLNAAEIYDQVWQLNELALEHFGRPVTNIVYMGMGEPMQNYDSVLQSTRLLTDDEGLGLSPKRITVSTVGLARRIRQLADDETRFNLAVSLHAPTDEKRSSIMPVNRNERTDVKALMDALTYYTKKTGRRITFEYCMFDGFNDTPEDAQHLAALSARFPSKVNLIMYNPVSAVPFSKTSEARLNAFIKVLTQKKVLVTVRRSRGQDIDAACGQLLVNQQAN; encoded by the coding sequence ATGACTCCGGCTACAGAAGAATCGGCTACAGAAGAATCGGCTACCAATTTATTTACCCTGAGCCGCGAGGCATTGGAGCAGTACGCAAAAGATGCAGGACAACCCGCTTTCCGGGGCAGGCAACTTTTCCAGTGGATGTATGGCAAAGGCGCGCGTACGTTTGAGGAAATGACCAACCTGCCCAAAGCATTCAGGCATCACCTCGAAGAGCATGCAACCATCAAGCATCTCACGCTTGATCTCATGCAGATTGCCAAAGACCGCACCATGAAGTGCCTGTTCAAACTGCCCTCAGGCTTGCAGGTTGAGTCCGTGCTCATTCCCGACTTCAACGAGAACAACGAAGCCAAACGCCTCACTGTATGCGTATCAAGCCAGGTAGGCTGCGCCATGAGATGCTCATTCTGTGCAACCGGACTCATGGGGTTCAAGCAAAATCTGAACGCTGCCGAGATTTATGATCAGGTATGGCAGCTAAATGAGCTGGCCCTTGAACATTTTGGCAGACCAGTCACCAACATCGTCTACATGGGCATGGGTGAGCCGATGCAAAACTACGACAGCGTGTTGCAAAGCACACGGCTACTTACCGATGACGAAGGATTGGGGCTTTCTCCAAAACGCATAACTGTTTCCACGGTAGGCCTTGCGCGACGCATCCGTCAGTTGGCTGATGATGAGACACGGTTCAATTTGGCCGTTTCGCTGCACGCGCCTACGGATGAAAAACGTAGCTCCATCATGCCGGTAAACCGCAATGAGCGGACAGATGTAAAAGCGCTGATGGATGCCCTCACGTATTACACCAAAAAAACAGGCCGGCGTATCACGTTTGAGTACTGCATGTTTGACGGTTTCAATGATACACCTGAAGATGCCCAGCATCTCGCGGCGCTTTCAGCACGTTTTCCGTCGAAAGTCAACCTGATCATGTACAACCCCGTCTCAGCAGTGCCGTTTTCTAAAACCAGCGAGGCGCGATTAAACGCGTTCATCAAGGTGCTGACACAGAAAAAGGTACTGGTGACGGTCCGACGCAGTAGAGGCCAGGATATTGATGCCGCCTGTGGCCAGTTGCTTGTAAACCAGCAAGCTAACTAA
- a CDS encoding sulfatase: protein MISRIPAFVLFVLASCLIGGCASPETNEAASSPPNLIVIIADDLSWDDLGTYGHPHIKTPNLDRMAKEGMQFNQAFLTTSSCSPSRSSILTGQYPHNTDAEQLHFPLPGEQITFVEKLKESGYWTAQAGKWHLGDAVRDRFDVIRDVGTIGFALSADGKDLPPEGDGSGCENWLSLLRDRPVEQPFFLWLAAVDPHRIYEEGAIDEPHTADDVIVPPYMPDVSEVRADLALYYDEVSRLDSYVGLILDELEAQGIAENTLVLFMSDNGRPFQRDKTTLYDGGIKTPFLVKWPASVDAASQSNSLVSAVDIAPTFLSLAGVAVPENFEGLDFSPIFTNPEAEIRGAIYAEDHWHDHDDFGRAVRTHQYKYIRNFFPEHANTPPADALTGRAFKATYLLKEAGALNADQLRIFNAPRPSEELYDVVADPFELENLVGSSSHQEVLLNMRARLAAMREASGDTDPEFRTPDEFDRVTGAPNEFRSRPRLSKDELRAQGAIGG from the coding sequence GTGATTTCTCGTATTCCTGCGTTCGTTCTCTTTGTACTCGCTTCCTGCCTGATTGGCGGTTGTGCTTCGCCCGAAACCAATGAAGCTGCATCCTCGCCACCCAATCTCATCGTTATCATCGCAGATGACCTGTCGTGGGATGACCTTGGCACTTACGGACACCCGCACATCAAAACGCCAAACCTGGATCGGATGGCGAAAGAGGGGATGCAGTTTAATCAGGCATTCCTCACGACAAGCTCATGCAGTCCCAGTCGAAGCAGTATCCTCACAGGGCAGTATCCTCACAACACCGATGCGGAGCAATTACATTTCCCGCTTCCTGGTGAGCAGATTACTTTCGTAGAAAAACTCAAAGAATCTGGCTATTGGACGGCGCAGGCCGGCAAGTGGCATCTTGGTGATGCCGTGCGCGACCGGTTTGACGTGATCCGAGACGTAGGCACTATTGGTTTTGCGTTGTCGGCTGATGGTAAAGACTTGCCGCCAGAAGGTGATGGCAGTGGGTGTGAAAACTGGCTCTCGCTGCTTCGCGACCGGCCGGTAGAGCAACCGTTTTTCCTCTGGCTCGCTGCTGTGGATCCCCACAGGATCTATGAAGAGGGCGCCATTGATGAGCCGCACACGGCTGATGATGTGATTGTCCCGCCATACATGCCAGATGTGTCGGAAGTCCGCGCGGATCTCGCGCTGTACTACGACGAAGTTAGCCGGCTCGACTCCTATGTAGGACTGATACTTGATGAGCTGGAAGCGCAGGGTATTGCCGAAAATACGCTGGTACTTTTCATGAGCGACAACGGCCGGCCTTTCCAGCGCGATAAAACCACTTTGTATGACGGCGGCATCAAGACTCCTTTTCTTGTTAAATGGCCGGCATCGGTTGATGCCGCTTCGCAGTCCAACAGCCTGGTGAGTGCGGTAGACATCGCACCTACGTTTCTTTCGCTTGCCGGCGTGGCTGTGCCTGAAAACTTTGAAGGGCTCGATTTTTCTCCCATCTTCACGAACCCCGAAGCCGAAATTCGCGGCGCTATCTATGCTGAAGACCACTGGCATGATCACGATGATTTTGGACGCGCGGTACGCACCCATCAGTACAAGTATATTCGGAATTTCTTCCCTGAACATGCCAACACACCGCCTGCTGATGCGCTCACCGGGCGGGCATTCAAAGCTACCTATCTCTTGAAAGAAGCAGGTGCCCTGAACGCAGATCAGCTGCGCATTTTTAATGCACCAAGGCCTTCAGAGGAGTTGTACGACGTCGTTGCAGATCCTTTTGAGTTGGAAAATCTGGTGGGGTCATCAAGCCATCAGGAAGTCTTGCTAAACATGCGCGCGCGCCTGGCTGCCATGCGCGAAGCAAGTGGTGACACCGATCCTGAGTTCAGGACGCCAGACGAGTTTGATCGCGTGACTGGAGCGCCAAACGAATTCAGGAGTCGTCCGCGATTATCGAAAGATGAATTGAGGGCCCAGGGGGCGATTGGGGGGTGA